In Gossypium arboreum isolate Shixiya-1 chromosome 5, ASM2569848v2, whole genome shotgun sequence, a single genomic region encodes these proteins:
- the LOC108457078 gene encoding pentatricopeptide repeat-containing protein At1g19720: MENLMITCISKPPVIIPTKHDNLSEFSQPPTKLSFTYTKNTNNPKITDNHVKYLARSGRLAEAVAALDSIALSGSQVRPNTFISLLQACIDFGSLDLGRKLHARIHLVKESDPFVETKLVSMYAKCGSFADARKVFDEMSQKNLYTWSAMIGAYSRLSRWKEVVELFFLMMEDGVLPDEFLFPRILQACANCGDVRTGRLLHSLVIRLGMVCYSRVSNSVLAVYAKCGKLRSARRFFDYMNERDRVTWNSMLLAYCQKSENDEAYKLFNGMWGEGIEPCIVSWNILINSYNQLGRCDVALGLMKEMESSRVSPDVFTWTSMISGLAQNGRRWQALFLFKEMLLAGIKPNGVTITSAVSACASLKVLKLGLEIHSIALRMGITDNVLVGNSLIDMYAKCGELEAARQVFDMIEEKDVYTWNSMIAGYCQAGYCGKAYELFIKMQESDVKPNVITWNTMISGYIQNGDEDRAMDLFQQIEQDGKIRRNTASWNALIAGYVQLGAIDKAFGVFRQMQSCSISPNSVTILSILPGCANLIATKKVKEIHSCILRRDLEFVISISNSLIDTYAKSGNILYSRNIFDGMSTRDIISWNSIIGGYVLHGCFDAALDLFYQMRKLGLKPNRGTFLSIILAHSIAKMVDEGKQIFSSISDNYDIIPAIEHYSAMIDLYGRSGRLGEAMEFIEDMPIEPDSSVWTSLLTASRIHKDIALAVLAGERSLDLEPGNIVVNQLMYQIYSLCGKLDDSSKVRKLEKESTLRRSLGHSWIEVRNKVHTFVTGDQSKPSSNLLHSWVQNITREVNIDDHHGGVFIEEEEKEEIGGIHSEKLAIAFALISSPSSPQSIRIVKNTRMCRNCHLTAKYVSLRFGCEIYLSDTKFFHHFKNGRCSCGDYW, encoded by the coding sequence ATGGAGAATCTGATGATTACTTGTATTTCAAAACCTCCTGTAATAATCCCAACAAAACATGACAACTTATCTGAATTTTCTCAACCCCCAACCAAGCTCTCCTTTACTTACACAAAAAACACCAACAACCCAAAAATCACCGACAACCATGTAAAGTACCTCGCACGAAGCGGCCGCCTAGCTGAAGCTGTAGCCGCTCTTGATTCAATTGCTCTCAGTGGGTCTCAGGTAAGACCCAATACCTTCATTAGTTTACTTCAGGCTTGCATTGATTTCGGGTCTCTCGACTTGGGTCGAAAACTCCATGCCCGAATCCATTTAGTTAAAGAAAGTGACCCGTTCGTTGAAACCAAACTTGTCAGCATGTATGCGAAATGTGGGTCCTTTGCTGATGCTCGTAAGGTGTTCGATGAAATGAGTCAAAAGAATTTGTACACTTGGTCTGCTATGATTGGTGCGTATTCCAGATTGTCGAGGTGGAAGGAAGTTGTGGAACTTTTCTTTTTGATGATGGAAGATGGTGTTTTGCCTGATGAATTTTTGTTTCCGAGAATTTTGCAAGCTTGTGCTAATTGTGGGGATGTTAGGACCGGGAGATTGCTGCATTCTTTAGTAATTAGATTGGGGATGGTTTGTTATTCACGTGTTAGTAATTCGGTTTTAGCTGTTTATGCAAAGTGTGGGAAATTGAGGTCTGCGAGGAGGTTTTTCGATTACATGAACGAGAGGGATAGAGTGACTTGGAATTCAATGTTATTGGCGTATTGTCAGAAGAGCGAGAATGATGAGGCTTATAAATTGTTTAATGGGATGTGGGGTGAAGGAATAGAACCGTGTATTGTTTCATGGAATATATTGATTAATAGTTATAATCAGTTAGGGCGATGTGATGTGGCTTTGGGGTTGATGAAGGAGATGGAGAGTTCTAGGGTAAGTCCTGACGTCTTTACTTGGACCTCAATGATCTCGGGGCTTGCACAAAATGGTAGGAGGTGGCAGGCCTTGTTTTTGTTTAAGGAGATGCTTTTGGCTGGGATCAAGCCTAATGGTGTTACCATCACAAGTGCAGTTTCCGCTTGTGCATCCTTGAAAGTATTAAAGCTGGGgcttgaaattcattcaattgcCCTTAGGATGGGAATAACTGATAATGTGCTTGTTGGAAACTCCCTTATTGACATGTATGCTAAGTGCGGGGAACTGGAAGCTGCGAGGCAAGTCTTTGATATGATTGAAGAGAAAGATGTTTATACTTGGAATTCAATGATTGCTGGATATTGCCAAGCTGGGTACTGTGGGAAGGCTTATGAGCTCTTTATCAAAATGCAAGAATCTGATGTGAAGCCCAATGTGATTACATGGAATACAATGATCTCAGGATACATACAAAATGGAGATGAAGATCGAGCCATGGATCTTTTTCAACAAATAGAACAGGATGGAAAGATTAGGAGAAATACAGCATCTTGGAATGCTCTTATCGCTGGTTATGTGCAACTCGGGGCTATAGACAAGGCATTTGGAGTTTTCAGACAAATGCAATCATGCTCCATTAGTCCAAATTCAGTAACTATATTGAGTATCTTGCCTGGTTGTGCGAATTTAATTGCTACAAAAAAGGTGAAAGAGATCCACAGTTGTATTTTGCGGAGGGATTTAGAGTTTGTAATCTCTATTTCAAATTCTCTAATAGACACTTATGCAAAGTCAGGTAATATATTATATTCTAGAAACATATTTGATGGAATGTCGACTCGAGATATTATTTCCTGGAACTCAATAATAGGCGGTTATGTTTTACATGGTTGTTTTGATGCTGCCCTGGATCTCTTCTATCAGATGAGAAAGTTGGGGCTTAAACCTAATAGAGGTACCTTTTTAAGTATTATCCTTGCACATAGTATTGCCAAAATGGTGGATGAGGGAAAACAGATTTTTTCTAGCATCAGTGACAACTATGATATTATACCAGCCATAGAACATTACTCAGCTATGATAGATCTCTATGGCCGCTCTGGTCGGCTTGGAGAAGCAATGGAGTTTATTGAAGACATGCCTATAGAGCCCGACTCCTCTGTTTGGACTTCCTTGCTAACTGCCTCTAGGATTCATAAGGATATTGCTTTGGCTGTCCTTGCAGGGGAACGATCACTTGATTTGGAACCAGGAAATATTGTTGTTAACCAATTAATGTATCAGATATATAGCTTGTGTGGGAAATTGGATGACTCTTCAAAAGTGAGAAAGCTTGAAAAAGAGAGCACATTACGAAGATCTCTTGGGCACAGCTGGATTGAAGTCAGGAATAAGGTGCATACATTTGTCACTGGTGATCAATCTaagccatcctcaaaccttttgcaTTCATGGGTTCAAAACATCACTAGAGAAGTGAACATAGATGACCATCATGGTGGGGTGTTCATCGAGGAAGAAGAGAAAGAGGAAATTGGCGGCATTCATAGTGAAAAACTTGCAATAGCTTTTGCCTTGATCAGCTCACCTTCGTCCCCTCAAAGTATAAGGATTGTTAAAAACACCAGAATGTGTAGGAACTGCCATTTAACTGCCAAGTATGTTTCCTTGAGATTTGGGTGTGAGATATATCTGAGTGATACAAAGTTCTTCCACCATTTTAAGAATGGGCGCTGTTCTTGTGGAGATTATTGGTAG